The Apium graveolens cultivar Ventura chromosome 3, ASM990537v1, whole genome shotgun sequence sequence CTGGCAGAAGTCTACGAGCATAGTTGCAAGGCAAGAGACGCCACTCTGCCAGCCGGAACTATGGGTTATCTTGCTCCCGAGTATGTTTACTCAGGCATTCCATCTGTAAAGACAGACGTGTACAGCTTTGGTGTGGTGGCTCTGGAGGTGGCAACAGGGAAGAAGCCTGTTAATGATGACAGGACTGTATTGGCTGATTGGGTATGGGATTTATGGGAAAAGGGGCTCTTAATGGCTGGTAGTGATCCTGCACTGATAGGGCGCTTTAATAGGGTAGAGATGGAGAGGATGTTTTTGGTAGGGCTGTCTTGTGTGCACCCGAATTCTGAGAAGCGACCTACAATGAAAGAAGCAGCTCGAATGCTAAAGGGCGAGGCGCCAGTACCTAAGCTGCCTGCTAAGAAGCCATCTGTGAGGATAAGGGCTTTGTCTGATAATTCTGAAGACATGATTCAGTTTAGTGATAAGTTGGATGGCACACCATGGTCAACTCCTAGAACTCATTTAAGTAGGAATTAGTTGTAAACACGTTTGCTGAGTCAAGACATAATTGTGCCTTAAAGAACTGCATAAGCTGCTTGAACATGCTGTACAATCTTCCCCTATTGTTCGTTAGATAATACAGTTGTTGCATTTGACTTCATAATATAGTACATTGTTGCTAGCTTGACACGACAGTGTAGAAGATTGTATGTTGCATAGACCAGTTTTGCTTCTGAGTTCTGATTTCTGCAAATTACTCTTGCAATGGTTAAAGTACATTTGCATATTTATAAACTAGTACCTAACATGAAAGGATATTGGATTTCGATTTATGACTTGAAACACCATGTTAGTTCACTAATGATATATAGTGATAGTCTGATAGACAGAAAATAATCCAGGACTCCCTGTTGGTGCTTTGCCAGTAAATTCCAACAGTGGCCTAaaggtccaaatttggaccgataATTTGGACCgagattaaaataataatttttaatatatttctTTTAGTTTATTACATAAACTTTTGATTTCGGGTATTTATAAATGCAATTAACCGATATTaggatattattattatttatttaaataataatttaaattaaaaaatatttaaacgtaattaaataaatatcattACTTTTCTTGGATTCAATTATTCATTTAttaacaattttaaaataaaacaagtaattaataataattatataatataaagATAATATCTTACATCatacaaaaataatatatttattattataaaaccttaaaataattaaataaacattttGAAATTTGGACCGAAATTTACACTAAACTGTTGGAGGTGGAGAGGGGTTAGGTTCAAATTTGGACCGAAGTTCGGTTCAAATTTGGACCAAACTCTTGGAGTTGCCAGTGAATTTGTATGGAAATGTTCATTTACTTTCTCTTCGCCTGTGAATGTCACGAGCACTTTTACGATTACTAAATTTGTACGGAACAGCAGGTGACAATATAAAACCAAGCCACCCTGTCTTGTATCATCAAATATAATCAAATAAAGCACGGCCTACAGGAGGATTGTCCTGTTACGTCAAATTTAATCATCTGGCTGTGGAGTATGAATACGCTGGTATTTGCAAAGTCGTTCATGCAACTATAGTGAAAATGGGTGATGATAAATTTACATCAAATGGAAAGCAATGGTGTTTACGTATCCTATATTCAGGTGTTTTTTTTAATCTTTATCTATATATAATTTGGTCGCTTATGTTTGATTATTGATACAAACTATATGTCTTGCAATATTAGGGGCACAGTTCTGGAATCAGTTTGGCTATACAGCATGTTAAATTTTTGCGTGCTGTACGAACAGATGAACATAACAATTTCCTGTAGAAATTTAGCAAAATCCTATCCTGGAGCCCAATTAGAGGCTTGGCTACGGCATCAAAGGTTATATACAGTCACGATCCGTCTTTGGTTTCAAATTCAGAACATGAATCCAATCTGGTCATTCTATTCAGTCCAGATTAAATCACTTTCATGACCCTTGTTCAAGCAACTCCCATCCAATTCAGTCCAATCCAACGAGAATAAATTACAAGACACCGATACAGGTTTTATGCAGAAAGTTTGGTTACCAGTCTCTATTTAATCCCTCTGTTATCTCTTTCACTACTCATAAATCAAATTGTTAGGGAGCACAATGGCTCCATAAATATAAACAATCCAGTGCAATCTGGATCAGAACAGTGCTCCCCCGTCCTAGCCTCCATTGTTCATATTTCTTTTTAGAACTATGTTGTGAAAAAACAGTTCACCACACAAGCACAAGCACAACGAAAAACATAAGCTATAAGCAAATCATGCAGAATTCCAAGACCTTTAACACATTGGTCGATAATAAAATGTCCATATTACAGTTAGACTACGGGAACATTCAAAATCCATGCACCATTATTTCACCTTCCTACACCCCGAGCTACCACCAGCCCGCCCTGAGCTGGAAACAGAAAACTTTTACCTCGTTTTTTGCTTAGTGGGCTTGAACATTATTGGTTGTACGATGAGCTTGAACAGCACAAGCACAGTGCACGGACGTTAAGTTCAGACAGCCACTTATGATCAACGAATGTCTTCCTGGGCATGTATGAAGTGCTGGACAGGAGTCGCACAACGCTTGTACAGCCGGAGGAGTAAGAGCTGTGCACTGACTGATGTTCAGATTTTTAAGCCCTTCTTCCTCGTACCTGTTTTTCACAGATTCCCATACACTTTGTTTGTTCTTCACTCGACTGTGAGCCAGAGCATATATAGCTCTATCTGTGATATTTTGGCAATAGTAAAGACCGAGAGACTGCAGATGAAGGCAATTGTTTGCCAAAGCAACAACACTCGCATCTGCAATGACGTAACAAAGAGACAAATTAGATGAATAGTCTCTAGAAGTGAAGATTATTTCAAGCACATTGAATGGAAGGAAAGTACAAAGTAACAATATTTTTTAATAAGTATCACAGGTAAATTACACGGTATTAGCACTTAATTTATAGACCAAGCAGATACCAATGTTATCCACTTTTTCCACTTGGAATCTTATAACAATATATGGTGAGTTTCTCCATAGCACATGCAACAATGTCATCCGCTTTCTCATTTGAATATAATTACAATATGTGGTGAGTTTTTCCACAGCACATATGATACCAAACTGACTTACTCGTGGCAACCTTATCAATCCTGAGCAAGTCATAAAATTAAGCCAACCAATACTCAAGCATATGCAAATGCATGTTCTACATGCCAAGGAGTTACCAGAATACGATGGTAAGATATACTACATTGTCAAGACAACTGGAATGTAAAAAGCTACACAACCCTGATGCCAATCCTCACCTCGTGATTCGACCAAAAGTAATTGTGAAACCGAGCACTCTCAACTCTTTAAAATCTTACTTTTTGATCATTTTTCATGAATACAGATGATTATTTTAAGCTACCAAAGCTTTTATGGATCATGAGAATAATCCAGATTATAAATTACTAAACAGATATATTAAAAGCCTCATGAACCACAGAGAGATTTGGTACATCCAAGTAGAAAATGAAAACCGAGGGATATTAAAAAGCTTCTCTTACTATACCTGTTATAAGAACACAACCACACAGGTCAAATATTCTTAGGTCGGGACATCCATAAGCTAAACTCATCACACCGATGTCGCCGACATTCTCACACCATCCCAGATTCAGATACTGCAGTTGAGTACAATTGTATCCGATGGCCTGTGCATAGTAGTAAAAGTTAATAGAAACCTACATAATGTAAAGCACTGAACTACAACAAGTCTTGACTTTGACCTACCTTTAAAGCCGAGTCAGATGCAGCTTTTGTGCATCCACAAAGGTTTAAGGTTTTTATTTTTCTGCAGAAACCACTCAAATATGCGAGGGCAGTATCACTAAATGCCGAGCACCCACTGATGTTGAGCTTTGTAAGATTAGGACAACCAATAGCCAAGGCATACAAGGAACGATCAGTGAGTTTGAAACTCTTGCTAAGGTCGAGATCCTGCAGATCATGACAATAGTTTGCAATAGTCTGAACGGCATTATCCTGCAGCTGTGATTTATCTTGGCGCAGAACTAGAACTTGCAGCTTTGAGAATTTTGGACTGAGAGAGAGCACCAAGTTATTCATGTTCTTCTTGCACCTTCCAAAGAGAATAAGATATAACATCAAATCATAATGGAAATTAAAAATTCAATATAAATGGATGTACAAGGAAAACATAAAGTTCACGACCACGCTGTGAAAATTATTTGATCAGAAAAAGGAAGAGAAATTGTTCTCATGTTTTACTTATATTTTCATGTGTGTGTGCATATCATTATAAGACAGTTTAATAGCCCCTCAAATTTTACTTATATACACAAGTATGAGACTATAAGATAAAGAAAAAACAGCACATAGTTAAGCAGTGGTGATGTCAACAGGATTCTTAAACTATTCATCTTGAGGTTTGCAATATTTCTGAAACCAAATCAAGTGAAGAAAAGTATTTAACTATTTAGACCAAAAATAAGCTTCTGCTTTATTCATCTTTTACAAAAGGAAAACCAGAAGATACAGATCAGATAGATAATAGAAAAAATACAAGAGATAACCACTAATCTTATCTAGCGATAATAGGAGTGCACATGACAGATATATGATTACTATTTGATATCAAATAGCTGCTTTGGAGCAGAAGAATTCCTATATAATCTTTTTCTCCGAGTCTAAGCCTCCAGTACCAAACAAATAACAGACACATTGCTCAACTTTGTTCTTCTATATAGATAAAAGAACGCAAAGAGCAATGACCGATACATTTgtattttttggatgaagaaagAATATTTTTAGTAGTAAACGGACCAGACACAAAATATAATGAATAAGTTAAGATAGATCAATTGTTCACATGGCTGAAACAGATTGATAACTCAAAGTCTGTAGACAGAAAATAAGGTTGTCCAATTTCAAACAACCAAACCACCAAAATCTACAGGGTCAAAAGAAACATATTAGCATCAGTAAAGCCCATTAGCAAGACACCCAAAAAAATGAAGAGCCAAGAATAACAACATTAACAGCCTATCTATACCCTAAAATAAGAACACCAACATGATCAAAATCAGTAAATGAAAATAAAGCATGCTGCTTGAGAAATACCAGGAAAGGGAAAGCCGAGTAAGACCCCAACAAATACCATCTCTCCAACCGGTACATACACCAGAGGCAACAATCACTGAGCGATCATCAACGAGTGACACAATTCGCAGCAGAAGCTCCATCGGAATGTCTTTCCATTCAGTGATCACTCCACCACCACCCATTTTCATGCCACCGCCGCAACCAGCAACAACCATCAGCTTCTGAAAACTATGGTCCAAAGTTTCACTCTTTAGTCCACTTTCTACCATTTCAACCTTCTTCTAGTATCCCCAAATTCAGTTCTCGATTCTGTAAATAATAAAAAGTTATACACTAAACAAATAAATTTCTGTATCCAACAcaattgataaaaaaaattaactaaagaaCATAGAACAAAAAGGGCATACATGTATCATCAACATAAAGTTTTAAAAGAAAGTCATCACAATTTACAAACAAACATCATCAACAAACAAACCCCACCTTATATAACCAAAAAAAAAGTTTACTAGCACACATGAaacatgtgtgtgtgtgtaaaattaaaatttacataCATAAACCCTTGACAAAAAAACCTGGCCTCAAAAAATTAGAAGAAAAACAAATTACTCCTAAAGATTAGAACTTTTTTGTTTTgctaaataaaagattaaaactTTGCATACATAAGCCCCTAACAAACAAACTCCAGctccaaaagataaaaaaagaacacacacacacaacacacaaaacaagaacacacaaatttaatcaaaaaaaaaaacaaaacaagaacacacaagtaaaagaaaagaaattgagCAACTGGGTATTAATctttaataaaaaaaaacaaaaacccaTGAAGCCTAATCACAGGTACACTAACACACAAAAATGAATTCAGAAACAGAGCAGaagtgtgtgtgtgcgtgtgagGTGAAAAGAGAAAGATGGATGATGAAATTACCGTATTGATCGGATGAAGATTATGAAGAAGGATGAGAGTCTTTGTGTTTGTGAGCTTGCTTCTCCCTCTTTTATTATTACAAAATTACAACTATTTTTTGTTGTGCGTGCGTGTGTGTGTATTATTGTGTGTTAAGACCAAGAGAGAGAAGCGTACAGTCCAGAAAGAGCATTTAGGCGACGTTATGACGCCACGTGGCATTTAGTATGACTCAGACATTTTGTGGGACTCTAATATCTTTTTCCTTTTTTATCTCTCAATCACTAATCCAAAAATTCTCCATTCAATCTATTAATCCCCAGTTAATTCCCATCAAATTATTCGAccgatttaatttttgaaattctattACTTCTTACGAATTTTTTTattgaaatatatataattatttatttaaattaaaatattttattaatttaaatataaatatttataaaaattgtaatataataaatatatatttattaataaataactaatat is a genomic window containing:
- the LOC141712278 gene encoding F-box protein SKP2A, whose product is MVESGLKSETLDHSFQKLMVVAGCGGGMKMGGGGVITEWKDIPMELLLRIVSLVDDRSVIVASGVCTGWRDGICWGLTRLSLSWCKKNMNNLVLSLSPKFSKLQVLVLRQDKSQLQDNAVQTIANYCHDLQDLDLSKSFKLTDRSLYALAIGCPNLTKLNISGCSAFSDTALAYLSGFCRKIKTLNLCGCTKAASDSALKAIGYNCTQLQYLNLGWCENVGDIGVMSLAYGCPDLRIFDLCGCVLITDASVVALANNCLHLQSLGLYYCQNITDRAIYALAHSRVKNKQSVWESVKNRYEEEGLKNLNISQCTALTPPAVQALCDSCPALHTCPGRHSLIISGCLNLTSVHCACAVQAHRTTNNVQAH